Proteins encoded together in one Salvia miltiorrhiza cultivar Shanhuang (shh) unplaced genomic scaffold, IMPLAD_Smil_shh original_scaffold_273_2, whole genome shotgun sequence window:
- the LOC131003829 gene encoding uncharacterized protein LOC131003829 gives MACLVCLDWVTLERTMVMMLRRMGVTMVAGVMVEVMGGYGFDMILKGTADYWWEAKQKTMAPEQLDELTWDLFKIALCEKFIPRSYRKKKEMEFTTLKLGNKTVVEYDRLFCDLARYAPYRVDTDEKMSELFCAGLRQEIRVVLASQTALSYAEALNRALDMELAMQPEKAAHVPVPPSTQYTQVSNSPYSNQGQKGKRKWENHGNEGKNPWQGQNVQPPFVKGDKSFYGGPATSHPGHRGIPPCPKYNKLHRSVQSWKPKLFHLWKTRTLLEPVPQPTARDEWRKTQSVSNPQLRAMEEILSLSQPLQQQPFRHPNQPHKQLPAPQAGRPPQYQRMYAINQKNQDKNQGNLTGIGELKGVPIVILFDTGASHSFISYTCVDTLELNVEPAQLQLRVATPLGKVTTVTHVCPNLEFELGPLNLKAKTLRLMRMWSTDIILGMDWLAEHYAVIQCEQRRISFQPPGQEPTCFYAINRKWNKTPIISAMQANKILKEKGATAYLVYLSQEEEAQVKIEDVPIVREYQDVFPDVLPGLPPDRQLEFTIDLEPGAAPISKAPNRMAPAELQELKLQLRELLDMGFIRPSASTWGAPDRFIVDTELW, from the exons ATGGCGTGCCTCGTATGCCTCGATTGGGTGACGCTCGAGAGGACGATGGTGATGATGCTACGGAGGATGGGAGTGACGATGGTAGCTGGGGTGATGGTAGAGGTCATGGGTGGATATGGTTTTGATATGATA CTGAAAGGAACCGCCGACTATTGGTGGGAAGCAAAGCAGAAAACTATGGCCCCAGAACAGTTAGATGAACTCACTTGGGATCTTTTTAAGATTGCtctgtgtgagaagttcataccCAGaagttataggaaaaagaaggagatggagtTTACCACTTTGAAGCTAGGGAATAAAACTGTAGTGGAGTACGATCGACTATTCTGCGATCTGGCCCGCTATGCACCGTATAGAGTGGATACGGATGAGAAGATGTCCGAGTTGTTTTGCGCCGGACTGCGACAAGAGATAAGAGTTGTATTGGCTAGTCAAACGGCACTTTCCTACGCCGAGGCCTTGAACAGAGCTCTAGATATGGAgttggcaatgcagccagagaaagcGGCACATGTACCAGTGCCTCCATCAACCCAATATACGCAAGTATCAAACAGTCCCTACTCTAACCAAGGCCAGAAAGGAAAACGCAAATGGGAAAATCATGGAAATGAGGGTAAAAATCCATGGCAAGGCCAGAATGTTCAGCCTCCATTCGTGAAGGGCGATAAATCATTTTATGGTGGACCAGCTACATCACACCCCGGACACCGAGGGATACCCCCTTGTCCTAAGTACAACAAGTTACACAGGAGTGTGCAGAGCTGGAAACCCAAATTGTTTCACTTGTGGAAAACCCGGACATTACTCGAGCCAGTGCCCCAACCGACAGCAagggatgagtggaggaagacCCAATCAGTTTCCAACCCACAGCTCAGGGCAATGGAAGAAATTCTTTCTCTATCTCAACCACTACAGCAACAACCTTTTCGCCATCCAAACCAGCCTCATAAGCAGCTACCTGCACCGCAAGCAGGAAGACCACCGCAATATCAAAGGATGTATGCTATCAATCAGAAGAATCAGGATAAGAACCAAGGAAACCTAACAGGTATTGGGGAACTGAAAGGTGTACCCATTGTTATTCTCTTTGATACGGGagcatcacattctttcatctcaTATACCTGTGTGGATACGTTAGAACTGAATGTAGAACCAGCCCAGCTCCAATTAAGGGTAGCCACTCCCTTAGGGAAAGTCACCACTGTTACACATGTGTGTCCTAACTTGGAATTCGAATTAGGACCTCTTAATCTTAAGGCTAAGACGTTGAGACTTATGCGCATGTGGAGCACAGAcatcattttgggaatggactggttagcagaacaCTATGCGGTGATACAGTGCGAGCagagacggatatcattccagccacctggccaGGAACCTACATGTTTTTATGCCATCAATAGAAAATGGAATAAGACACCTATCATCTCTGCAATGCAAGCGAACAAGATACTAAAAGAAAAGGGTGCGACAGCATATCTAGTATACTTGAGCCAAGAAGAGGAAGCACAAGTAAAGATTGAAGATGTACCTATAGTGCGGGAGTATCAAGACGTTTTCCCTGATGTTCTACCAGGTCTACCCCCGGACCGACAATTGGAATTCACGATCGATTTGGAACCTGGAGCAGCACCAATATCCAAGGCACCAAATAGGATGGCACCAGCAGAATTGCAAGAACTGAAGTTGCAACTAAGAGAGTTGTTGGACATGggattcattcgacccagtgctTCAACTTGGGGAgcacccgatcgatttat Cgtggacactgaactgtggtaa
- the LOC131003828 gene encoding uncharacterized protein LOC131003828, with product MAGCYNQGQSRPYFQNFNQGQQNVNGGWRGQPSSGWVNQNSGGNQYRRPSHMGYQQQQQYFPPQPSVPQQYPQQYQLSPMQQGNFQPQQLQNAQQFEKQVPQQRPSLEETMQSFMEISKENMEMTKQNFESQSATIKRLEAIVGQLSGTLNKIQQQQQPGKFHGQPLQTHQAQAVTVLRSGKMVDNKMDVPVQTKEELPSSAFTREKQPSSAFTRAELPNTTFTRAELPSPVQTRAELPSSTFTREEQPSSAFTRAELPSSAQTRPELPSSALTSPSDGEKAEQHRKPKDGEMEEGKEDKLHKSTTPYRPPIPFPG from the coding sequence AtggcggggtgttacaatcaAGGGCAGAGCAGACCGTACTTCCAAAATTTTAATCAAGGACAGCAAAACGTGAatggtggatggagaggtcagccgaGCTCTGGATGGGTAAATCAAAATTCTGGAGGAAATCAATATCGTCGACCATCCCATATGGGATATCAACAACAGCAACAATACTTCCCACCGCAGCCGAGCGTTCCACAACAATACCCACAACAGTATCAACTGTCCCCAATGCAGCAAGGGAACTTTCAACCTCAACAATTGCAGAATGCGCAGCAGTTTGAAAAGCAAGTTCCACAGCAGAGGCCGTCTTTGGAGGAGACTatgcagtccttcatggagatCAGCAAGGAGAAcatggagatgactaagcaaAATTTTGAGTCTCAATCCGCCACAATAAAAAGACTTGAGGCTATCGTAGGGCAATTGTCGGGCACTTTGAACAAAattcaacagcagcagcagcccgggaaATTTCATGGCCAACCTCTGCAAACTCACCAAGCTCAAGCTGTCACTGTTCTTCgcagtggtaagatggtggataacaaaaTGGATGTTCCTGTCCAGACCAAAGAAGAGTTGCCGAGCTCTGCCTTCACCAGAGAAAAGCAGCCGAGCTCTGCCTTCactagagcagagctgccaaACACTAccttcaccagagcagagctgccgagtCCTGTCCAGactagagcagagctgccaaGCTCTACCTTCACCAGAGAAGAGCAGCCGAGCTCTGCCTttaccagagcagagttgccaagCTCAGCCCAGACCAGACCAGAactgccgagctcagctctgaccAGCCCTAGCGATGGAGAGAAGGCAGAACAACATAGGAAGCCAAAAGATGGAGAGATGGAAGAAGGAAAGGAGGACAAACTTCACAAGTCTACTACACCTTATCGACCTCCGATCCCTTTCCCGGGCTGA
- the LOC131003827 gene encoding uncharacterized protein LOC131003827 produces MVYGKRCHLPVELEHKAFWAVNKVNYDWDKAEQARKLEIQELEEIRREAYDNAVLYKERMKKSHDALITNKQFSFGQEVLLYQTRFKFAQGKLSTKWTGPFVVKTQFPNGAVEIGNPKSGKVFKVNEQRLKAYYGHKPDAGEELDLDPATSTLD; encoded by the coding sequence ATGGTGTATGGCAAGAGGTGTCATTTACCGGTGGAATTGGAGCACAAGGCTTTCTGGGCAGTGAATAAAGTGAACTATGATTGGGACAAGGCAGAGCAAGCAAGGAAGCTAGAGATCCAAGAGCTCGAAGAAATCAGGAGAGAGGCATACGACAATGCTGTTCTCTACAaggaaagaatgaaaaagagccACGATGCCTTGATCACAAACAAGCAATTCAGCTTTGGGCAAGAGGTTCTCCTGTACCAGACACGATTCAAATTTGCACAAGGAAAGCTGAGTACCAAGTGGACCGGCCCATTTGTGGTAAAGACCCAATTCCCAAATGGAGCTGTTGAgatcggaaatccaaaatctGGGAAAGTGTTCAAGGTGAATGAACAAAGGCTGAAAGCCTATTATGGGCATAAGCCCGACGCTGGGGAAGAACTGGATCTCGACCCAGCCACAAGCACCTTGGATTAA